From Thermocladium sp. ECH_B, one genomic window encodes:
- a CDS encoding amino acid transporter has translation MSQDDVRPEGRQLRKELSFTELVIIGIAGAVGTGILFSTAAMTGSAGPGSVLAWLLGGIFYFFIGLTYAELVTTYPEAGGPSRYALYTHGWFTNMINSLADLIWYIFIPPIEAFAVVDGLSVFYPNLVTSSGAPTLIGAVVAVLLMILMIPFNYYGVKAFGRSTASFGAVKLVFYIALAIGLAAAYFDARNLFAYNGFLPFGFPGVFLAIPFAMFAFGGIRVLPDYAEESRNYRKLPLAIVLVVIGQLLIYLLLDFVFVTGINWSKLGMSAGAWASVANIPGNPFITIAHDYNAQLLFILTVIVGIIGPFVVGYIYLGGGTRVLFAQGRTQIMPNIVKYIHERYSIPYWALLITALVGAVLAFIAAPVPSIYGLIEDAVVAGYLGFSVNPVAMIVSRRQGVTKYKIPGGSIIAPIAFASASLIIFWSGWITVYYAVILLTGAVAIFGLIIPIVRGTAMRDLRHFINSLWYIAYIAFLLVMTYIGSDGALNIISFNLATLITVAVSLLVFYPWGIMSGLKEKFSDPAYLPQGASQ, from the coding sequence ATGAGCCAAGATGACGTAAGACCAGAGGGCCGCCAATTAAGGAAGGAGCTCTCATTCACGGAGCTGGTTATAATAGGGATAGCTGGGGCGGTTGGCACTGGAATATTATTTAGCACCGCAGCAATGACTGGATCAGCGGGGCCGGGCAGCGTATTGGCATGGTTATTGGGCGGCATATTCTACTTCTTCATCGGATTAACCTACGCTGAGTTAGTCACCACTTATCCAGAGGCAGGCGGCCCCTCTAGATATGCCTTATATACCCATGGTTGGTTCACCAATATGATTAACTCCTTGGCGGACCTAATATGGTACATATTTATTCCTCCAATAGAGGCATTCGCAGTAGTGGATGGCCTCTCCGTATTTTACCCCAACCTAGTCACCAGCAGCGGCGCACCAACGCTGATAGGCGCGGTCGTCGCGGTTCTATTGATGATATTGATGATACCGTTCAATTATTATGGAGTAAAGGCATTTGGCCGCTCAACCGCGTCCTTCGGCGCAGTTAAGCTTGTGTTCTACATAGCCCTAGCCATCGGTTTAGCCGCGGCCTACTTCGACGCTAGAAACCTATTTGCATATAATGGATTCCTGCCCTTCGGCTTCCCAGGGGTATTCCTTGCCATACCCTTCGCCATGTTCGCCTTTGGAGGGATAAGGGTATTGCCGGATTACGCCGAGGAGAGCCGGAACTATAGGAAACTGCCCCTCGCGATTGTTCTCGTGGTGATTGGCCAATTATTGATATACTTATTGCTGGACTTCGTTTTCGTCACGGGCATAAATTGGAGTAAGCTAGGCATGAGTGCCGGCGCCTGGGCATCGGTCGCCAACATACCGGGTAACCCATTCATAACGATCGCCCATGACTATAATGCGCAATTATTATTCATCTTAACAGTGATAGTTGGCATAATAGGGCCATTCGTGGTGGGCTACATATACTTGGGGGGAGGCACTAGAGTGCTTTTCGCCCAGGGAAGGACCCAGATAATGCCTAACATAGTGAAGTACATACACGAGAGGTACTCAATACCGTACTGGGCCCTACTCATAACGGCGCTGGTTGGAGCCGTGTTGGCATTCATAGCGGCACCCGTGCCCAGCATATATGGATTAATAGAGGATGCGGTGGTTGCCGGTTACCTGGGGTTCAGCGTGAATCCCGTGGCCATGATAGTGTCGCGCAGGCAGGGAGTTACTAAGTATAAGATACCGGGCGGCTCCATAATAGCGCCAATAGCGTTCGCCTCCGCGTCGCTGATAATATTCTGGAGCGGCTGGATAACGGTGTACTACGCGGTTATCCTATTAACGGGCGCCGTCGCGATATTTGGATTAATAATTCCAATTGTGCGGGGAACAGCAATGAGGGATTTAAGGCACTTCATTAATTCCCTTTGGTACATAGCATACATAGCATTCCTGCTCGTGATGACTTATATAGGCAGCGATGGCGCATTAAACATAATATCCTTCAACTTAGCCACATTAATAACAGTTGCAGTATCGCTTCTCGTGTTCTATCCATGGGGCATCATGTCGGGCCTAAAGGAGAAGTTCTCGGACCCGGCTTACTTGCCTCAAGGCGCATCCCAATAA